A genomic segment from Actinomycetes bacterium encodes:
- a CDS encoding TIGR03086 family metal-binding protein: protein AWRERLPERLRELATAWDHTAAWEGECTAGGVTMPGAVMGLVALDEVAVHGWDLARATGQDYRLDEVTTAAVLAFTAESATPESTEARAGIFGPVVEVPADAPPWDRAMGFAGRDPGWRP, encoded by the coding sequence CGGCGTGGCGCGAGCGGCTGCCGGAGCGCCTGCGCGAGCTCGCGACGGCGTGGGACCACACGGCCGCCTGGGAGGGTGAGTGCACCGCGGGCGGCGTCACGATGCCCGGCGCGGTGATGGGCCTGGTGGCCCTCGACGAGGTCGCGGTCCACGGCTGGGACCTCGCCCGCGCCACCGGGCAGGACTACCGCCTCGACGAGGTGACCACTGCGGCCGTGCTCGCCTTCACCGCCGAGTCGGCGACCCCGGAGAGCACCGAGGCGCGGGCCGGCATCTTCGGCCCGGTGGTCGAGGTCCCCGCCGATGCGCCGCCCTGGGACCGAGCGATGGGCTTCGCCGGCCGGGACCCCGGCTGGCGGCCGTGA